In a genomic window of Sinorhizobium meliloti:
- a CDS encoding LacI family DNA-binding transcriptional regulator, protein MTKRPTIADLARASGVSVATVDRVLNGRHPVREETARRVYDAAKAIGYHAVGLLRQRVFEDLPQYRLGFLLQKPEQSFYKALAKEIENAALSVSHVRAIAQVDFVASSTPGAIVEKLKTIAARNQAIALVSPDYPAVTAAIEELKERGIPVFALLSDFAAGVREGYIGLNNQKVGRTAAWMIAKAAKLPGKVAAFVGSHRFHGHELREIGFRSYFRENAPEFEVLDTMVNLDTPEITHEATLDLLQRHPDLLGFYVCGGGMEGAISAIREEKLGGKLLAVVNELTPESRAALADETVLMAVSTPVPALARETIDLMVGAIDRGASSVPGQTFLPFDIYTPENI, encoded by the coding sequence ATGACGAAGAGGCCGACGATCGCGGATCTCGCCCGCGCCTCCGGGGTCAGCGTCGCAACGGTCGACCGGGTGCTGAACGGCCGCCATCCGGTGCGCGAGGAAACGGCGCGCCGCGTCTACGATGCGGCAAAGGCGATCGGCTATCATGCCGTCGGCCTGCTGCGCCAAAGGGTCTTCGAGGATCTGCCGCAATACCGGCTCGGCTTTCTCCTGCAAAAGCCGGAGCAGTCGTTCTACAAGGCCCTGGCAAAGGAGATCGAAAACGCGGCGCTATCGGTGAGCCATGTCCGTGCCATCGCGCAGGTGGATTTCGTCGCAAGCTCCACGCCCGGCGCGATCGTCGAAAAGCTGAAGACGATCGCCGCGCGCAATCAGGCGATCGCGCTGGTGTCGCCCGACTACCCGGCCGTGACTGCGGCAATCGAGGAACTGAAGGAGCGCGGCATCCCCGTCTTCGCCCTCCTGTCGGATTTCGCGGCCGGCGTGCGCGAAGGCTATATCGGTTTGAACAATCAGAAAGTCGGCAGGACCGCTGCCTGGATGATCGCCAAGGCGGCCAAGCTGCCGGGAAAGGTCGCAGCCTTCGTCGGGAGCCACCGGTTCCACGGGCACGAACTCCGCGAGATCGGATTTCGCTCCTATTTTCGCGAGAACGCACCGGAGTTCGAGGTCCTCGACACGATGGTGAACCTCGACACGCCCGAGATCACCCATGAGGCGACGCTCGATCTCCTGCAGCGCCATCCGGATCTCCTGGGCTTTTACGTCTGCGGCGGCGGCATGGAGGGCGCCATCTCGGCGATCCGCGAGGAAAAGCTCGGGGGCAAGCTGCTCGCCGTCGTCAACGAGCTGACGCCGGAATCGCGCGCGGCCCTTGCCGACGAAACGGTGCTGATGGCGGTCTCGACGCCCGTTCCTGCTTTGGCCCGGGAAACGATAGACCTGATGGTCGGCGCGATCGACCGGGGTGCTTCGAGCGTCCCCGGCCAGACTTTCCTGCCTTTCGACATCTATACGCCGGAAAATATCTGA